The sequence GCCACCGGGTTTCGCCCGGCGTCGCCGTCACCGCGCCCTGTCCCGCACAACGCCGCTCCGCATTCCCGGCGTGTGTCCCGGCCGCCAGGCCATCGCCGTCACTGCGGCTTGTCCCGCACGACGCCGCTCCACGACGCAATCGAGATGGAGATGGTGGTGTCGGCGGCGGCGCCGTTGCCGTCTTGCAGCCGCGACAGGCCGATTTTCTCGGGCAGGTCGTGCAGCACATTCCAGCCGGTGTAGCGCACACGCCAGCCGTCCTGGCTGAACGACAGCGTGCGTCCGCTGTCCACATGCGCCTCGCCGGGGCGCGCGCCGTACGCGGGCGCGCCCGCCATCCAGTAGCGCAGGTTGCCGACCGGCACATCGGTGTACAACAGACTGCTGATCAATTCCTCCGGCGTCGCGGCTTCGGTGCGCCGCCCCGACGCGCCGGTCGCCGCCGCGACGCCGCCGAATTCGCCGTTGATGACCATCAGCGTGCCGCCGAGCAGACTGGACAGGCGGATGTCAAAATGCCGTCCGTTCTGCTGCCAGTCAAACTGCCCGCGCCAGCCGGAACCGCTGCGGCGCACCGCGATGCGCCCGCGCGCGCGCCACGACCGCAGGTTGTCGGCCTGCACGCGCTGCGCCAGCAGGTATTCAATGGACGCCTCGGTGGAGTCTTCCACCACCGGCAACTGACGGGCGCAGCCCGCGCACGCCAGCACGGATGCAAGGGCGCACGCCAGCGCGCCCGGTGAAAAAAGCCGCCGTTGCGGTGTTTGTGAGTGTGGTTGGTTCATGTCATCGGGGATTATAGGGGAAACCGGCGCGCGCGGCATGGCCATTCACTGCACAACTTCCTTCTTCAACTCGCGCAGGCGGCCCAGATATTCATCATCCGGAAACTCGCGCAGCGCCTCGTCCAGCACGCGCAGCGCGCGCTCGCGTTCTTCGCCCAGCCACAACACCTCGACCAGATGCCCCATCACTTCCGGGTGGTGTTCGCGCTGCGCCGCTCTTTGCAGGAAATCCCTCGCGGCGGCGAGGTTGTTCAGCCGGAACTCGACCCAGCCCATGCTGTCGAGCACGATGCCGCTGTCCGGTTTCAGCCGGTGCGCGCGGCGGATGTATTCGCGCGCCTCGTGCAGGCGGATGTTGCGGTCGGCCAGCACATAGCCGAGCGCGTTCAGCGCGCGCCAGTTCACCGGGTCTCGTTCAATGATGTTTCTCAGGTCGCCCTCAAAGACATTGAAGCGGTCCATGGACAGCGCCAGCATCGCCCGCGAGTACAGCAAATCCGGCGAATCGGGGTGCGCGGCGAGCGCCTGCGTATAGACCTCAAGCGCGTCGGCCTTGCGCTGCGCCCTGTCCAGCGTCTCGGCCTCGGCGATGGCCAGCGCAATCAGCGCGTGCGGATGGGCGGCGCGCTCCTTCGCGGCGGCGAGTTGCGCCAGCGCGGTGTCGGTGCGCCCGCGCCGCTGCCAGATGCGCGCCTCGCCGATGCGCGCCTCGTGGTGCAGAATGCCGGCGGTGACGGCGCCGTAGTATTCCAGCGCCTTGTCGAAGTTCTCCTCGGCCTCGGCGACGCGCCCCAGGTAATACGCCGAACGCGAACGCTCGGCCTCCAGTTCACCGAGGCGGCGGAACAGCCCGCGCGCGTCCTCGTGCCTGCCGTGCTGCAAATCAAGCACGCCGAGCGCGCGGATGACATCGGGGTCGTCCGGCGCCAGCCGCCGCGCCTTCTTGTACAAATCGTAGGCGACGCGGGTTTGTTCCTCCTTCCAGTGCGCCGCCGCCGCCTTCAGCAGCAGCGGGCGGTCGCCGGGGTGCAGTTGCGCGGCGCGGCGCAGCAGCGCCAGCGCCTCGGCCATGCGCCCGAGCGCGAACAGCGCGTCGGCCTTCAGGCGCCAGGCGCGCGTCATCGCCGGCTCCAGTTCCAGCGCGCGCTCCGCCGACGCGATGCTGTCTTCGTTGCGCCCGTGATGGTAGGCGACCAGCGCGTGCAGCAGGTGCACCGGGGCGTTGCGCGGAAACCGCTGGCGCAGTTCGTCGGCGTGGCGCAGGCTCGACTCGACGGCGACGCGCCCCAGCAGCGGAATCGAATAGCCCGGCGCCAGCAGTTGCTGGTCGCGGCGAACGCTGAACTCAAGGTGCGGCAGCGCGTCGCGGTAGCGCCCCAGTTTCAGGTAGATGAGAAACAGCGCCTGGTTCAGTTGCAGGTTGTCCGGCTCGGCGCGGCGCCAGCGTTCGGCGAGCGCGGCGGCCTTGTCGTAGTGGTTGTGCTGCACCGCGATTGCGATGGCGGCGCGGAACAGGCGCGGGTCGCCGCTCAGTTTCAGCGCCTCGCCGTAGTGTTTCAGCGCCTCCTCGATGCGGTTGTTGCGAAGAAGAATGTCGCCGGCCAGGAACTGATAGACGCCGGCGGACAGTTCGCGCGTGTCGCGGTCGGGGCGAATGTCGAGCGCCGGGTACTGCGACAGCGAGCAGCCGGCGGCGAACAGGCACAGCGCGGCGGCGCCCGCGCCGCGCGCCGGCGCCGGTGTCTGCGTTGATGCCTGTTTCAGTAAGCGTTTCATTGAAAAGCGCGCCGTGCGGCCATTATGCGGCTATTATTACACGGATGAATGCACCGATGACGCTGTTCGCCATTGGCCTGAACCACCGCAGCGCGCCGCTTGAGGTGCGCGAGAAAGTCGCGCTGCCGGAAAGCGCCGTCGGCGGCGCGCTGGCCGACCTGCGCCGCGAAACCGCGCTGGCGCAGGCCGTGATCGTCTCCACCTGCAACCGCCTGGAAATCTACGCGGCGGCGCGGCGGCGCGATTGCGGCGCCGAGGTCGCGGCGTGGCTTTGCGGCCACCGCGGGCTGGCCGCGGGCGAACTCGACGGCCACCTGTTCACGCTGCACGACGCCGCCGCCGCGCGCCACCTGCTGCGCGTCGCCAGCGGGCTTGAATCGGTCATCGTCGGCGAGCCGCAGGTGCTGGGGCAGGTCAAGTCCGCCTACCGCGCGGCGCTTGAAGGCGGCCACAGCGGCGAACTGCTGGGGCGGCTGTTTGAACACGCCATCTCAACCGCCAAACGGGCGCGTTCGGAGACCGGCCTCGGGCGGCATCCGGTGTCGTATGCGTCGGTCGCGGTGGATGTGGCGCGAAAAATCTTCGGCGACCTCTCGGCCCGGCACGCGCTGATGATCGGCGCCGGCGACATGATAGAACTGACGATGCGCCACCTGAAAAGCCACGGCATCGGGTCGCTCGCCGTCGCCAACCGCTCGCCGGAAAACGCGCGCAGGCTGGCCGCCGAACACGGCGCCGAAACCGTCGCCTTCGGCGAAATCGCCGACGCGCTGCCGCGCTGCGACATTCTTGTCAGTTCAACGGCGGGCGATCGCGTTATCGTCGGCAGGGCCGACATCGAGCGCGCGCTGAAAACGCGCAAGCGCCGCCCCGTCTGCATCGTGGATCTGGCGCTGCCGCGCGACATTGACCCCGCCGCCGCCGAACTCGAGGATGTGTATTTGTACACGCTCGACAATCTCGCCGAAATCGCCGGCGTCAACCGGCGCAACCGGCTGCACGAGGCCGACAAGGCCGGGCGGATTGTCGA comes from Gammaproteobacteria bacterium and encodes:
- the lolB gene encoding lipoprotein insertase outer membrane protein LolB — encoded protein: MNQPHSQTPQRRLFSPGALACALASVLACAGCARQLPVVEDSTEASIEYLLAQRVQADNLRSWRARGRIAVRRSGSGWRGQFDWQQNGRHFDIRLSSLLGGTLMVINGEFGGVAAATGASGRRTEAATPEELISSLLYTDVPVGNLRYWMAGAPAYGARPGEAHVDSGRTLSFSQDGWRVRYTGWNVLHDLPEKIGLSRLQDGNGAAADTTISISIASWSGVVRDKPQ
- a CDS encoding tetratricopeptide repeat protein, translating into MKRLLKQASTQTPAPARGAGAAALCLFAAGCSLSQYPALDIRPDRDTRELSAGVYQFLAGDILLRNNRIEEALKHYGEALKLSGDPRLFRAAIAIAVQHNHYDKAAALAERWRRAEPDNLQLNQALFLIYLKLGRYRDALPHLEFSVRRDQQLLAPGYSIPLLGRVAVESSLRHADELRQRFPRNAPVHLLHALVAYHHGRNEDSIASAERALELEPAMTRAWRLKADALFALGRMAEALALLRRAAQLHPGDRPLLLKAAAAHWKEEQTRVAYDLYKKARRLAPDDPDVIRALGVLDLQHGRHEDARGLFRRLGELEAERSRSAYYLGRVAEAEENFDKALEYYGAVTAGILHHEARIGEARIWQRRGRTDTALAQLAAAKERAAHPHALIALAIAEAETLDRAQRKADALEVYTQALAAHPDSPDLLYSRAMLALSMDRFNVFEGDLRNIIERDPVNWRALNALGYVLADRNIRLHEAREYIRRAHRLKPDSGIVLDSMGWVEFRLNNLAAARDFLQRAAQREHHPEVMGHLVEVLWLGEERERALRVLDEALREFPDDEYLGRLRELKKEVVQ
- the hemA gene encoding glutamyl-tRNA reductase, with the protein product MTLFAIGLNHRSAPLEVREKVALPESAVGGALADLRRETALAQAVIVSTCNRLEIYAAARRRDCGAEVAAWLCGHRGLAAGELDGHLFTLHDAAAARHLLRVASGLESVIVGEPQVLGQVKSAYRAALEGGHSGELLGRLFEHAISTAKRARSETGLGRHPVSYASVAVDVARKIFGDLSARHALMIGAGDMIELTMRHLKSHGIGSLAVANRSPENARRLAAEHGAETVAFGEIADALPRCDILVSSTAGDRVIVGRADIERALKTRKRRPVCIVDLALPRDIDPAAAELEDVYLYTLDNLAEIAGVNRRNRLHEADKAGRIVEEHLAGFIRWLNTRQAGDLVRRLRALAEGHRDDALDKALQLLKQGKSPDEALRHLAHTLTGKLTHHPTDIINKAAGDNDRALLEAAKKLFDLGDGGDKP